The segment GTCACCGTTACAGACGACGGGCGGGGCATTCCCACAGATACCCATTCCAAAACCGGCAAATCAGCTCTAGAAACCGTGATGACTGTGCTTCATGCCGGCGGTAAGTTTGGCGGCGGCGGCTACAAAGTTTCAGGCGGCTTGCACGGGGTTGGTGTCTCTGTCGTTAACGCCCTATCTGAGTGGGTAGAAGTAACCGTTTGGAGAGAGAAGAAAGAATTCAAGCAGCGCTACGAGAGAGGTGTAGCAGCCGGCGAACTAGAATCTAAACCTGGCAAAGAAAACCGCACCGGCACCTCCGTTTCCTTCAAACCCGATCATCAAATTTTCAGCACCGGCATTGAATTTGATTACACCACCCTATCCGGGCGCTTGCGGGAATTGGCTTACTTGAATGCCGGTGTCAAAATGACCTTCACCGATAACCGGCTTGAACTGCAAAAAACCGGCGAACCGCGAGTAGAAACCTACTGCTATGAAGGCGGCATCCGCGAATACATCACCTACATGAACCACGACAAGCAACCCTTGCACGAAGAAGTCATCTTTGTTCAGGGAGAACGCAATAACGTTCAGGTAGAAGTCGCCTTGCAGTGGTGTGTTGATGCCTACAGCGATAACTTATTAGGCTTTGCTAATAATATCCGTACCATTGATGGTGGCACCCACTTAGAAGGCTTGAAAGCCGTGCTTACCCGCACGATGAACGCCATCGCCCGTAAGCGCAACAAAATCAAAGAAAATGAAGCCAATCTCGGCGGAGAAAACGTCCGAGAAGGCTTAACCGGCGTTATTTCCGTCAAAGTACCCGATCCCGAATTTGAAGGGCAAACAAAAACAAAATTAGGCAACACCGAAGTCCGGGGAATTGTTGATTCTTTGGTGGGAGAAGTTCTCACCGAATATTTAGAATTCCGTCCCAACGTTGCAGACGCCATTTTAGAAAAAGCCATCCAGGCATTTAAAGCCGCAGAAGCCGCCCGACGTGCCCGCGATTTGGTCAGGCGAAAATCGGTTTTAGAATCTTCACCTTTACCTGGGAAATTAGCAGATTGCAGCACCAGAGATCCCTCAGAATCTGAGATTTTTATCGTAGAAGGTGATAGTGCCGGTGGCAGCGCCAAACAAGGACGTGATCGCCGCACCCAAGCCATTCTTCCCCTGCGTGGTAAAATCCTCAATATTGAGAAAACAGACGACGCCAAAATCTACAAAAATACCGAAATCCAAGCGTTAATTACAGCTCTTGGCTTAGGGGTAAAAGGTGAAGAATTCGACGCTTCAGGACTGCGCTATCACCGCATCGTGATTATGACAGACGCAGACGTTGATGGGGCGCACATCCGCA is part of the Microcoleus sp. FACHB-68 genome and harbors:
- the gyrB gene encoding DNA topoisomerase (ATP-hydrolyzing) subunit B, giving the protein MTSSYSADQIQVLEGLEAVRKRPGMYIGTTGPRGLHHLVYEVVDNSIDEALAGHCTHIEVDLNADGSVTVTDDGRGIPTDTHSKTGKSALETVMTVLHAGGKFGGGGYKVSGGLHGVGVSVVNALSEWVEVTVWREKKEFKQRYERGVAAGELESKPGKENRTGTSVSFKPDHQIFSTGIEFDYTTLSGRLRELAYLNAGVKMTFTDNRLELQKTGEPRVETYCYEGGIREYITYMNHDKQPLHEEVIFVQGERNNVQVEVALQWCVDAYSDNLLGFANNIRTIDGGTHLEGLKAVLTRTMNAIARKRNKIKENEANLGGENVREGLTGVISVKVPDPEFEGQTKTKLGNTEVRGIVDSLVGEVLTEYLEFRPNVADAILEKAIQAFKAAEAARRARDLVRRKSVLESSPLPGKLADCSTRDPSESEIFIVEGDSAGGSAKQGRDRRTQAILPLRGKILNIEKTDDAKIYKNTEIQALITALGLGVKGEEFDASGLRYHRIVIMTDADVDGAHIRTLLLTFFYRYQRSLVDQGYIYIACPPLYKVERGRNHYYCYSERELTNLVQREFPANANYTIQRFKGLGEMMPEQLWQTTMNPESRTFKRVEIEDAAEADRVFTVLMGDRVAPRREFIETYGPKLNLTDLDI